A window of the Deltaproteobacteria bacterium genome harbors these coding sequences:
- a CDS encoding tetratricopeptide repeat protein, giving the protein MLDRERYWDCLDQAMEASSNGQPDEALAWLNEALKANPEGAEAHNSRGELFWDSGRHEEALQEFERALEAEADYQPSQLNRIEILIEEFQEFEEALDLADDLLQSALEKPVEAEVYYLKAKALFYLDDLEGALFLLRRAIKIQGEVGIYRGFEGQVLFEIGQFDEARRSLERALALEPECAHSTYHLALVAEHAGRLEEAERLFAKAARLAPELYPLPIRIGAAEFEAAAEQALKSLPETIHKYAENCPVIIEDLPSDEIVKREYVSPQVLGLFLGVPATEVGASPTLGTLQRVDMDRILLFKRNLERIAKDHDDLVEQIQITVKHEIGHFLGMDEEEVERLGLA; this is encoded by the coding sequence ATGCTCGATCGAGAACGCTATTGGGATTGTCTGGACCAGGCCATGGAAGCCTCCTCAAACGGGCAGCCGGACGAGGCGCTGGCCTGGTTGAACGAGGCTCTGAAGGCCAACCCAGAAGGGGCGGAGGCCCACAACAGCCGTGGAGAGCTGTTCTGGGACAGCGGTCGACACGAGGAGGCGCTCCAGGAGTTCGAGCGCGCGCTCGAGGCCGAGGCCGACTACCAGCCCAGCCAGCTGAACCGGATCGAGATTCTGATCGAGGAGTTCCAGGAGTTCGAAGAGGCCCTCGATCTTGCCGACGACCTGCTCCAGTCCGCGCTCGAGAAGCCCGTCGAGGCGGAGGTCTACTACCTGAAGGCGAAGGCCCTCTTCTACCTGGACGACCTGGAGGGGGCGCTCTTCCTGCTCCGGCGTGCGATCAAGATCCAGGGAGAGGTGGGCATCTACCGCGGCTTCGAAGGGCAGGTTCTGTTCGAGATCGGGCAGTTCGACGAGGCCCGGCGCTCGCTCGAGCGGGCGCTCGCGCTCGAGCCCGAGTGCGCCCACAGCACCTACCACCTGGCCCTCGTCGCCGAGCATGCCGGCCGGCTCGAAGAGGCGGAGCGGCTCTTCGCGAAGGCCGCTCGCCTGGCGCCAGAGCTCTACCCGCTGCCGATCCGGATCGGCGCCGCCGAGTTCGAGGCCGCGGCCGAGCAGGCGCTGAAGAGCCTGCCCGAGACGATCCACAAGTACGCAGAGAACTGCCCGGTGATCATCGAGGACCTGCCGAGCGACGAGATCGTGAAGCGCGAGTACGTATCGCCGCAGGTCCTCGGGCTGTTCCTGGGCGTGCCCGCGACCGAGGTCGGTGCGAGCCCCACGCTGGGCACGCTCCAGCGCGTCGACATGGACCGGATCCTGCTCTTCAAGCGCAATCTCGAGCGGATCGCGAAGGACCACGACGATCTCGTGGAGCAGATCCAGATCACCGTGAAGCACGAAATCGGCCACTTCCTCGGCATGGACGAGGAAGAGGTCGAGCGCCTCGGACTCGCCTGA
- a CDS encoding FAD-binding protein, translated as MRRVVAASGAIGLAQRLRALPDVVEVLTRPAELFSYESDGLTLERGAPLCVAFPTTAESVSAIVRACNEAGVPYVPRGAGTGLSGGATPVNGCVMIECARMDRVLEIDATNRTATVQPGVINEHLSHAVRPLGLFYAPDPSSQSACTIGGNVAENSGGPHTLKYGTTSPHVLELEVVLPDASVVRLGRRDGHAHGYDLRGLFVGSEGTLGIVCSATVRLLPLPEAVCTLLAGFASLRDACAAVSTIIASGIVPSALELIDDRTIDAVEASVYAAGYPRDARAVLLVELDGPEVSVGSERDRIREICSAGRAVEVRVARDEAERLALWRGRKGAFGAMGRLAPDLYVQDAVVPRTKLPEVVDAIDAAAEARGIRIANILHAGDGNLHPNISFDRRDPEQLRTVRALGEAILRICIDAGGVLSGEHGIGLEKRDYMCLMYSEADLAPMHWVHDAFDPIDRCNPGKQIPAPRACAESNPRHRGYEHVSF; from the coding sequence CTGAGGCGGGTCGTGGCTGCGTCCGGGGCGATCGGGCTCGCGCAGCGCCTGCGCGCGCTCCCCGACGTTGTCGAGGTTCTGACCCGACCGGCGGAGCTCTTCTCGTACGAGTCCGACGGGCTGACGCTGGAGCGCGGCGCGCCCCTCTGCGTCGCGTTCCCGACCACGGCCGAGTCCGTGTCCGCGATCGTCCGGGCCTGCAACGAGGCGGGGGTGCCGTACGTGCCGCGTGGCGCGGGCACCGGGCTCTCCGGCGGCGCGACTCCGGTGAACGGCTGCGTGATGATCGAGTGCGCCCGGATGGACCGCGTGCTCGAGATCGACGCCACCAATCGGACCGCGACCGTGCAGCCGGGCGTGATCAACGAGCATCTCTCCCACGCGGTCCGTCCGCTCGGCCTCTTCTACGCTCCGGATCCGTCGAGCCAGTCTGCCTGCACGATCGGCGGAAACGTCGCCGAGAACAGCGGCGGCCCGCACACCCTGAAATACGGGACCACGAGCCCGCACGTGCTCGAGCTCGAGGTCGTCCTTCCGGACGCCAGCGTCGTGCGGCTCGGGCGCCGCGATGGTCACGCGCACGGCTACGACCTGCGCGGCCTCTTCGTCGGCTCGGAGGGAACGCTCGGAATCGTCTGCTCCGCGACCGTCCGGCTGCTGCCGCTGCCCGAGGCGGTCTGCACGCTGCTCGCCGGATTCGCGAGCCTTCGCGACGCGTGCGCGGCGGTCTCGACGATCATCGCGAGTGGAATCGTGCCGTCTGCGCTCGAGCTGATCGACGATCGCACGATCGACGCGGTCGAGGCGTCGGTGTACGCGGCCGGCTATCCGCGCGACGCGCGCGCGGTGCTGCTCGTCGAGCTCGATGGGCCCGAGGTCTCGGTCGGATCCGAACGCGACCGCATCCGCGAGATCTGCAGCGCGGGCCGGGCCGTCGAGGTTCGCGTCGCGCGCGACGAGGCCGAGAGGCTCGCGCTCTGGCGCGGACGCAAGGGAGCGTTCGGCGCGATGGGGAGGCTGGCGCCGGATCTGTACGTGCAGGACGCGGTCGTGCCGCGGACGAAGCTGCCGGAGGTGGTCGATGCGATCGACGCCGCGGCCGAGGCCCGGGGCATTCGGATCGCGAACATCCTGCATGCCGGCGACGGGAATCTGCACCCGAACATCAGCTTCGACCGGCGCGATCCCGAGCAGCTTCGCACGGTGCGCGCGCTCGGTGAAGCGATCCTGCGCATCTGCATCGATGCGGGCGGCGTGCTCTCGGGCGAGCACGGGATCGGGCTCGAGAAACGCGACTACATGTGCCTGATGTACTCCGAGGCGGACCTCGCGCCGATGCACTGGGTGCACGACGCCTTCGACCCGATCGACCGCTGCAATCCCGGAAAGCAGATTCCGGCGCCGCGGGCGTGCGCGGAGAGCAATCCGCGGCACCGCGGCTACGAGCACGTGAGCTTCTAG
- a CDS encoding FAD-binding oxidoreductase, which produces MPDVLRGGPRADALGARRLRPDRPLQSRKADSGAAGVRGEQSAAPRLRARELLAVIAAFEAIVGVAHVERPAALRLAGAGVRGIVRPKHARELAACLRIAAERELAVVAHGAGTRQHLGNPLAAASCIRLDLGRIRERIEIDADEGIATIDAGVRVGELALRLGALGKTSLLAELTPEGTVGGALASDPLRPEWSLDRRLANEVLGIEVALANGELAFAGGRVVKNVTGFDLVRLYCGSLGTLGVITRATLRLRAAPERERIAVARFPSLEAGIQAFSSCAAPFPSAGAALIPDGSGVQLVTRIVGDTRAVEQHAARIPGDEVPPERWGRLRHSLATAPPAGRARVRLSARPSDALDLCLATAGVVGLASLRVVLPSAGSVVAEVDDSELPRLFEAAERLDALFVAERAPDAGPAPCDVFGPPPGSLALMRALKARFDPRRVLAPGRFVGGI; this is translated from the coding sequence GTGCCTGATGTACTCCGAGGCGGACCTCGCGCCGATGCACTGGGTGCACGACGCCTTCGACCCGATCGACCGCTGCAATCCCGGAAAGCAGATTCCGGCGCCGCGGGCGTGCGCGGAGAGCAATCCGCGGCACCGCGGCTACGAGCACGTGAGCTTCTAGCCGTGATCGCTGCGTTCGAGGCGATCGTCGGCGTCGCGCACGTCGAACGACCGGCAGCGCTTCGACTCGCGGGGGCAGGCGTTCGCGGGATCGTTCGCCCGAAGCACGCGCGCGAGCTCGCCGCCTGCCTGCGCATTGCGGCGGAGCGGGAGCTCGCGGTCGTCGCGCATGGCGCGGGAACGCGGCAACACCTGGGCAATCCGCTCGCCGCGGCTTCGTGCATTCGGCTCGACCTCGGGCGAATCCGAGAGCGGATCGAGATCGACGCCGACGAGGGCATCGCGACGATCGACGCGGGCGTGCGGGTCGGCGAGCTCGCGCTCAGGCTCGGAGCCCTGGGAAAGACGAGCCTGCTCGCGGAGCTCACGCCCGAGGGGACGGTCGGTGGCGCGCTCGCGTCGGATCCGCTTCGTCCCGAGTGGTCGCTCGATCGACGCCTCGCAAACGAGGTGCTCGGCATCGAGGTCGCGCTCGCCAACGGCGAGCTGGCCTTCGCCGGCGGACGGGTCGTGAAGAACGTGACCGGCTTCGACCTGGTGCGGCTCTACTGCGGATCCCTCGGCACGCTCGGCGTGATCACGCGCGCGACCCTGCGCCTGCGTGCGGCGCCGGAGCGAGAGCGGATCGCCGTCGCCCGCTTTCCGTCGCTCGAGGCGGGAATCCAGGCGTTCTCGAGCTGCGCGGCTCCGTTCCCGTCCGCGGGCGCGGCTCTGATTCCCGACGGCTCCGGCGTGCAGCTCGTCACCAGGATCGTCGGCGACACGCGGGCGGTCGAGCAGCACGCGGCGCGGATTCCGGGCGACGAGGTTCCGCCCGAACGCTGGGGGCGGTTGCGGCATTCTCTCGCGACGGCGCCCCCGGCGGGTCGTGCGCGTGTCCGTCTGTCCGCGCGCCCGAGCGACGCCTTGGACTTGTGCCTCGCCACCGCGGGAGTGGTGGGCCTCGCTTCGCTCCGCGTGGTCCTGCCGAGCGCGGGCTCGGTGGTCGCAGAGGTCGACGACTCCGAGCTGCCGCGGCTCTTCGAAGCGGCGGAGCGGCTGGACGCGCTCTTCGTCGCGGAGCGCGCGCCGGACGCCGGGCCCGCCCCGTGCGACGTCTTCGGACCGCCGCCCGGGTCGCTTGCGCTGATGCGCGCGCTGAAGGCGCGCTTCGATCCGCGGCGCGTGCTCGCGCCCGGTCGCTTCGTCGGGGGGATCTAG
- a CDS encoding (Fe-S)-binding protein, with protein sequence MRRLRTAARVACADARAEGALRSAARARARSLRRGDLALAEPSLIDYQATLDCVHCGLCLPHCPTYQETGRESSSPRGRIYLMRGVAEERIPLDELVVDEMSLCLGCRACESACPAGVRYGHLLEGMRAEIDVRGARGRVRRFAARIALRRVVASKGVLRALVGALRVYQRSGMQRVLRASRLLGLVPPLARMERILPTLPDSHRAPLLIPARGARRGRVAFFSGCLMPEVFGPVNAATIEVLARNGFEVEVPTGQGCCGALHLHAGDPEAAERLHAANVAAFRLDGIDALILNSAGCGAALRESGDGLARKVRDVTEFLAEVGLRETPRPLAMRVAYDDPCHLLHGQRVAAAPRDLLRAIPELDLFDLPGCRDCCGAAGIYNLTQPAMSARLLERKIQAIRDTAPEAVVSGNPGCLLQIGAGVRASRLPVEVLHPIELLARAYADSRQS encoded by the coding sequence GTGCGACGTCTTCGGACCGCCGCCCGGGTCGCTTGCGCTGATGCGCGCGCTGAAGGCGCGCTTCGATCCGCGGCGCGTGCTCGCGCCCGGTCGCTTCGTCGGGGGGATCTAGCCTTGGCGGAGCCGAGCCTGATCGACTACCAGGCGACACTCGACTGTGTCCACTGCGGCCTCTGCCTGCCGCACTGCCCGACCTACCAGGAGACCGGAAGGGAGTCGAGCTCGCCGCGCGGTCGCATCTACCTGATGCGCGGCGTCGCCGAGGAGCGCATCCCGCTCGACGAGCTGGTCGTCGACGAGATGAGCCTCTGCCTGGGATGCCGAGCCTGCGAGTCGGCCTGCCCGGCCGGAGTGCGTTACGGCCACCTGCTCGAGGGCATGCGCGCCGAGATCGACGTGCGCGGTGCTCGCGGTCGCGTGCGTCGCTTCGCGGCGAGGATCGCGCTGCGCCGGGTCGTCGCGTCGAAAGGCGTGCTGCGCGCGCTCGTCGGAGCGCTTCGCGTCTATCAACGCAGCGGCATGCAGCGCGTGCTGCGCGCATCGCGACTGCTCGGGCTCGTCCCGCCGCTCGCGCGGATGGAGCGCATCCTGCCGACGCTTCCCGATTCGCATCGGGCGCCACTCCTGATCCCCGCGCGGGGCGCGCGGCGCGGGCGCGTCGCCTTCTTCTCGGGCTGCCTGATGCCGGAGGTCTTCGGCCCGGTGAACGCGGCGACGATCGAGGTGCTCGCGCGAAACGGCTTCGAGGTCGAGGTCCCGACGGGGCAGGGCTGTTGCGGCGCGCTCCACCTGCACGCGGGCGATCCGGAAGCCGCGGAGAGACTGCACGCCGCCAATGTCGCGGCCTTCCGGCTCGACGGGATCGATGCGCTGATCCTGAACTCGGCCGGCTGTGGCGCGGCACTTCGCGAGTCGGGCGACGGTCTCGCGCGCAAGGTTCGGGACGTGACGGAGTTTCTCGCCGAGGTCGGGCTGCGCGAGACCCCGCGGCCGCTTGCGATGCGCGTCGCCTACGACGATCCGTGCCATCTCCTCCACGGCCAGCGCGTCGCCGCGGCGCCGCGGGATTTGCTGCGCGCGATCCCGGAGCTCGACCTGTTCGACCTGCCGGGCTGCCGCGACTGCTGCGGCGCGGCCGGGATCTACAACCTGACGCAGCCGGCGATGTCCGCGCGTCTGCTCGAGCGCAAGATCCAGGCGATCCGCGACACCGCGCCCGAGGCCGTCGTCAGCGGAAATCCGGGCTGTCTGCTGCAGATCGGCGCGGGTGTGCGAGCCTCGCGGCTGCCGGTCGAGGTGCTGCACCCGATCGAGCTGCTCGCGCGCGCCTACGCAGATTCGCGTCAGTCGTAG
- a CDS encoding 2-isopropylmalate synthase: MPPPLIQIMDTTLRDGEQTPGVAYAPSEKLELARLLLDSVRVDRIEIAQVFVSEGEVEAVKRISAWARKNGCAERSEILGLVDGRRSVDWIVAHGGGAVNLLTKGSRRHCEGQLRKTPELHFKEIAETIRYARSRKLVVNVYLEDWSQGVRDSFDYVFGHVQNLTGLGVRRVYLPDTLGVMTPDDVTRYVGLMTRTWPEIHFEFHGHGDYGLAAANCIAAVSAGARGVHTSVNGMGERAGNTRLAEVVAALHDLTPFRTGVDERRLVAVSEIVATLSGKAIADNTPVVGRDVFTQTAGIHADGDAKAELYLTRLSPGRFGRRRRYALGKMAGKASIDQNLKALGIKLPAEKRDLVLRRIVELGDKKHIVTPEDLPLIIADVLKTPGESLVRIERYEFHSESDGEPRASVSLRYRGKLVTASASGDGGYDSFMKALAKAVRGFDLKLPQLVDYKVRIPPGGKTGALVETLISWQTSARAQPFSTIGVDPDQLAAAVIATEKMLNLIAARRKARP, from the coding sequence ATGCCCCCCCCGCTGATCCAGATCATGGACACGACGCTTCGCGACGGCGAGCAGACGCCGGGCGTCGCGTACGCTCCCTCGGAGAAGCTCGAGCTCGCGAGGCTTCTACTCGACTCGGTTCGCGTCGATCGGATCGAGATCGCGCAGGTCTTCGTCTCGGAGGGCGAGGTCGAGGCGGTGAAGCGGATCTCCGCCTGGGCGCGCAAGAACGGCTGTGCGGAGCGCAGCGAGATCCTCGGACTGGTCGACGGGCGCCGGTCGGTCGACTGGATCGTCGCCCACGGCGGCGGCGCGGTGAACCTGCTCACGAAGGGCTCGCGCCGCCACTGCGAGGGACAGCTCCGCAAGACGCCGGAGCTGCACTTCAAGGAGATCGCCGAGACGATCCGCTACGCGCGCTCGAGAAAGCTCGTCGTGAACGTCTACCTGGAGGACTGGTCGCAGGGCGTTCGCGACAGCTTCGACTACGTCTTCGGCCACGTGCAGAACCTGACGGGCCTGGGTGTGCGACGCGTCTATCTGCCCGACACGCTCGGTGTGATGACTCCGGACGACGTCACTCGCTACGTGGGCCTGATGACGCGGACCTGGCCCGAGATCCACTTCGAGTTCCACGGACACGGCGACTACGGACTCGCCGCCGCGAACTGCATCGCAGCGGTCTCCGCCGGTGCGCGAGGCGTGCACACCAGCGTGAATGGAATGGGCGAGCGCGCGGGCAACACGCGGCTCGCGGAGGTCGTCGCCGCGCTGCACGACCTGACGCCGTTCCGCACCGGCGTGGACGAGCGCAGGCTCGTCGCCGTCTCCGAGATCGTCGCGACGCTCTCCGGCAAGGCGATCGCCGACAACACGCCGGTCGTCGGTCGCGACGTGTTCACGCAGACCGCCGGAATCCACGCGGACGGCGATGCCAAGGCCGAGCTCTACCTGACGCGGCTCTCGCCCGGGCGCTTCGGTCGCCGACGCCGCTACGCGTTGGGGAAGATGGCGGGCAAGGCCTCGATCGACCAGAACCTGAAGGCGCTCGGCATCAAGCTGCCGGCGGAGAAGCGCGACCTGGTGCTGCGCCGGATCGTCGAGCTCGGCGACAAGAAGCACATCGTCACGCCAGAGGACCTGCCGCTGATCATCGCGGACGTGCTGAAGACTCCCGGCGAATCCCTGGTTCGGATCGAGCGCTACGAGTTCCACTCCGAGAGCGACGGCGAGCCGCGGGCCTCGGTCTCGCTGCGCTATCGCGGCAAGCTCGTGACGGCCTCCGCCTCCGGAGACGGCGGCTACGACTCCTTCATGAAGGCGCTCGCCAAGGCCGTGCGCGGCTTCGACCTGAAGCTGCCGCAGCTGGTCGACTACAAGGTTCGGATCCCGCCCGGCGGAAAGACGGGGGCGTTGGTCGAGACGCTGATCAGCTGGCAGACGAGCGCGCGCGCGCAGCCGTTCAGCACGATCGGGGTCGATCCGGATCAGCTGGCGGCTGCCGTGATCGCGACGGAGAAGATGCTGAACCTGATCGCGGCGCGGCGGAAAGCACGACCTTGA
- a CDS encoding SDR family NAD(P)-dependent oxidoreductase produces MGVLDGKVAIVTGAGRGIGREIALDFARNGAKVVVNDLGGNADGSGSGKVADDVVAEIAKLGGKAVANYDSVATMAGGLSIFQTAISAFGACDILVNNAGILRDKTIFNMDESDWDAVIAVHLKGHFCCTQPFARYIRETNRRGCRIINFSSVSGLFGNFGQSNYGAAKSGIAGFARVLALELAKYGCTVNTISPGAATRMTIPLMEGRGAQVDLENPLTGPQQIAPVVSWLCSEAAQEFTGQIIHVMRGQLAIMQQPALIRDFSTDHLWRQDDLDRVMPALLAAKKAHDERAKKEAEPEPI; encoded by the coding sequence ATGGGCGTTCTGGACGGAAAGGTGGCGATCGTGACCGGCGCGGGCCGCGGCATCGGCCGGGAGATCGCGCTCGATTTCGCGCGCAACGGCGCGAAGGTGGTCGTGAACGACCTGGGCGGCAACGCGGACGGCAGCGGCTCCGGGAAGGTCGCCGACGACGTGGTGGCCGAGATCGCGAAGCTCGGTGGCAAGGCCGTGGCGAACTACGACTCGGTCGCGACCATGGCAGGGGGGCTGTCGATCTTCCAGACCGCGATCTCCGCGTTCGGCGCCTGCGACATCCTGGTGAACAACGCCGGGATCCTGCGCGACAAGACGATCTTCAACATGGACGAGAGCGACTGGGACGCGGTCATCGCCGTCCACCTGAAGGGCCACTTCTGCTGCACGCAGCCGTTCGCACGCTACATCCGCGAGACGAACCGGCGCGGCTGCCGGATCATCAACTTCTCGTCGGTCTCGGGGCTGTTCGGGAACTTCGGACAGTCGAACTACGGCGCGGCGAAGTCGGGCATCGCCGGCTTCGCGAGGGTGCTTGCGCTGGAGCTTGCGAAGTACGGCTGCACGGTGAACACGATCTCGCCCGGCGCCGCGACGCGCATGACGATCCCGCTCATGGAGGGCCGCGGCGCACAGGTGGACCTCGAGAACCCGCTGACCGGCCCGCAGCAGATCGCGCCGGTCGTGAGCTGGCTCTGCTCGGAGGCGGCGCAGGAGTTCACCGGCCAGATCATCCACGTGATGCGCGGCCAGCTCGCGATCATGCAGCAGCCGGCGCTGATCCGCGATTTCTCGACCGACCACCTCTGGAGGCAGGACGACCTCGACCGGGTCATGCCCGCGTTGCTGGCCGCCAAGAAGGCGCACGACGAGCGTGCCAAGAAGGAAGCCGAGCCCGAGCCGATCTAG
- a CDS encoding DUF3106 domain-containing protein: MTPCAVGPAAGRSAVSRRGFLRACAFALAGGAWPARADEKSPDRSARERWKKLSPKQREKVRERYQKFEKLPPKEQARVRKNLERWQKLSPDQRKAARERYKRWRELPPEKRDQLRERWRELTPEQRKELRKRRGQRKAEPS; this comes from the coding sequence ATGACCCCGTGCGCGGTCGGCCCCGCGGCGGGCAGAAGCGCCGTCAGTCGGCGCGGCTTCCTGCGCGCCTGCGCATTCGCCCTCGCGGGCGGCGCATGGCCCGCGCGCGCCGACGAGAAGTCGCCGGATCGCTCTGCGCGGGAGCGCTGGAAGAAGCTCTCGCCGAAGCAGCGCGAGAAGGTTCGCGAGCGCTACCAGAAGTTCGAGAAGCTCCCGCCGAAGGAGCAGGCCCGGGTGCGCAAGAACCTGGAGCGCTGGCAGAAGCTCTCTCCGGACCAGAGGAAGGCGGCGCGCGAGCGCTACAAGCGCTGGCGCGAGCTTCCGCCCGAGAAACGCGATCAGCTGCGAGAGCGCTGGCGGGAGCTCACGCCGGAGCAGCGCAAGGAGCTGCGCAAGCGCCGCGGCCAGCGCAAGGCGGAGCCGTCCTGA
- a CDS encoding sigma-70 family RNA polymerase sigma factor, whose product MVDDDARLMLAFRDGDRRAFEALFSRYTPRILTFLTRLVRDRARAEELTQDVFVRIYNAADRYQASARFSTWIFGIAHNLALNELSRAHRRHERPATDLDLAGQVDPAPGVDDRLEADRKRQQIERALAKLPERQRAALLLRSEQGLDYSEIALALETTVPSVKSLIHRARETLLAELGSETSP is encoded by the coding sequence CGGCGCGCGTTTGAGGCCCTCTTCAGCCGCTACACCCCGCGCATACTGACCTTCCTCACGAGGCTGGTTCGGGACCGTGCCCGCGCCGAGGAGCTGACGCAGGACGTGTTCGTGCGCATCTACAACGCCGCGGATCGCTACCAGGCCAGTGCGCGGTTCTCCACCTGGATCTTCGGGATCGCGCACAACCTGGCGCTGAACGAGCTCTCTCGGGCGCACCGGCGCCACGAAAGGCCCGCGACCGATCTCGACCTGGCCGGCCAGGTCGACCCGGCGCCCGGCGTGGACGATCGACTCGAGGCCGACCGCAAACGGCAGCAGATCGAGCGGGCGCTGGCGAAGCTGCCGGAGCGGCAGCGCGCGGCCCTCTTGCTGCGCAGCGAGCAGGGGCTCGACTACAGCGAGATCGCGCTGGCCCTGGAAACCACCGTTCCGAGCGTCAAGAGCCTGATCCACCGCGCCCGCGAGACTCTGCTCGCGGAGCTGGGAAGCGAGACCTCACCATGA